Proteins encoded by one window of Nostoc sp. ATCC 53789:
- the cysC gene encoding adenylyl-sulfate kinase — protein sequence MKHLGTILWLTGLSGAGKTTIAHGIAQELLMRNYLIEVLDGDVVRTHLCAGLGFSKQDRDTNVRRMGFVAELLSRNGVIAIVAAISPYREVREQLKKTSTNFVEVYVQAPLAVCEFRDVKGLYAKAKAGQITHFTGISDPYEEPLNPEIICQTDKFTVEQSVNQVLDYLERQNLIRALELVTK from the coding sequence ATGAAACACCTTGGTACGATTCTCTGGTTGACAGGCTTAAGTGGTGCTGGGAAAACAACAATTGCCCACGGTATAGCCCAAGAATTGCTCATGAGAAATTACTTAATAGAAGTGCTAGATGGTGATGTAGTTCGCACCCATCTTTGTGCAGGATTGGGTTTTAGCAAACAAGACCGAGATACAAATGTGCGTCGTATGGGCTTTGTGGCTGAATTACTCAGTCGCAATGGCGTAATTGCGATTGTTGCAGCAATCAGTCCTTATCGTGAAGTTCGAGAGCAACTCAAAAAGACTTCGACTAATTTTGTCGAAGTTTATGTTCAGGCTCCACTTGCAGTTTGTGAATTCCGTGATGTCAAAGGACTCTACGCTAAAGCTAAAGCAGGGCAGATTACACATTTTACTGGCATTTCTGACCCTTATGAAGAACCATTAAATCCAGAAATTATCTGTCAAACTGATAAGTTCACCGTTGAGCAATCTGTTAATCAAGTACTTGATTATTTAGAACGGCAAAACTTAATCCGTGCTTTAGAGCTTGTTACGAAATAA
- a CDS encoding DUF6748 domain-containing protein, producing the protein MNKQSFNYKASIIPLLGAIIVTNGFLSKVSAQNISAPETTDSVAVSVKNQEFPQWGYYMVRRDFRRCASPICGGYFINLVNLKATPCLDGVFRSECYVSAIDWNSLKVSPSELIKIQNDDGSRVILRGNIVPVTFPGLGEFGNLRIKEAFYAATNAPTKGTFVALKDNGIRCITTPCFSTDNLVLNKPKTAQVSSIDLSQIGATQKQLDAATSEIFGQGLIAVGKTEVVENVDPTKRDTKFVATQFYLRVEPK; encoded by the coding sequence ATGAACAAACAATCGTTTAACTACAAAGCCTCAATTATTCCTCTATTAGGTGCAATAATAGTCACCAACGGATTTCTATCCAAAGTATCGGCGCAAAATATTTCTGCTCCAGAGACTACTGATTCTGTTGCAGTCAGTGTCAAAAATCAAGAGTTTCCACAGTGGGGATATTACATGGTGCGAAGAGATTTTCGCAGATGTGCTTCTCCAATATGCGGTGGATATTTTATAAATCTTGTCAACTTGAAAGCTACTCCTTGCTTAGATGGTGTTTTTCGCTCCGAATGCTATGTGTCTGCAATTGATTGGAATTCCCTGAAAGTCTCGCCTTCCGAACTAATAAAAATTCAAAATGATGATGGTAGCCGTGTGATTCTCAGAGGTAACATCGTTCCAGTAACATTTCCTGGACTCGGTGAGTTTGGAAATTTGAGAATAAAAGAAGCCTTCTATGCTGCGACAAATGCCCCAACAAAAGGTACTTTTGTGGCCCTAAAAGACAATGGCATTCGTTGCATCACAACTCCTTGCTTCTCCACAGATAATCTGGTTCTAAATAAACCTAAGACTGCTCAAGTTTCATCAATTGATTTGAGTCAAATCGGTGCAACACAAAAACAACTTGACGCAGCAACTAGCGAAATTTTTGGTCAAGGTTTGATTGCTGTAGGTAAAACTGAGGTAGTAGAAAACGTAGATCCAACCAAGAGAGATACTAAGTTTGTGGCTACACAATTTTATCTGAGAGTGGAACCAAAGTAA
- a CDS encoding adenosine kinase, giving the protein MGKKYDVYGVGNALVDIEYEVSPELLQELKIDKGVMTLLDEDSQNHILENLKNLHCHKSCGGSAANTMVAISQLGGKAFYSCKVANDEFGDFYIEDLLNSQVDTNLINGDRESGITGKCLVLVTPDADRTMNTFLGITGEFSTQELVSSTLADSEYIYIEGYLVASPTAKEAAIKAREIAEKAGVKTTMSLSDYNMVKFFKDGLLDIIGPGLDLIFANESEALELADTEDFQVAVDKLKTLSKKFAITRGAKGSVVFDGQKLIEITAPQVKAVDTVGAGDMYAGAFLYGITQDMSYEEAGKLASTAASKIVTSYGPRLKTEELKALVTA; this is encoded by the coding sequence ATGGGCAAGAAATATGATGTTTATGGTGTCGGTAATGCCTTAGTAGATATAGAATACGAAGTATCTCCAGAGTTACTACAAGAGTTAAAGATTGATAAAGGTGTAATGACACTCCTAGATGAAGATAGTCAAAATCATATTTTGGAAAATCTCAAAAATCTTCATTGCCATAAGAGTTGTGGAGGGTCAGCAGCTAACACAATGGTAGCAATTAGTCAATTAGGAGGAAAAGCTTTTTATTCCTGTAAAGTGGCTAATGATGAATTTGGAGATTTTTACATCGAAGATTTACTCAACTCTCAGGTAGATACCAACTTAATAAATGGCGACCGTGAATCAGGAATTACAGGTAAATGTTTGGTGTTAGTAACTCCCGATGCAGATCGTACCATGAATACGTTTTTAGGAATTACTGGAGAATTTTCTACACAAGAATTAGTATCATCAACGCTCGCTGATTCAGAATACATATATATAGAAGGATATTTAGTGGCTTCTCCCACAGCAAAAGAAGCAGCTATAAAGGCTCGAGAAATAGCTGAAAAAGCGGGAGTAAAAACCACCATGTCCTTATCTGATTACAACATGGTGAAATTTTTTAAAGATGGGTTATTAGACATCATTGGGCCTGGTTTAGACTTGATTTTTGCTAATGAAAGTGAAGCATTAGAACTAGCAGATACAGAAGATTTTCAAGTAGCTGTAGACAAATTAAAAACCCTGAGTAAGAAATTTGCCATTACTCGCGGTGCCAAGGGTTCAGTAGTATTTGATGGTCAGAAATTAATCGAAATCACAGCACCTCAAGTAAAAGCTGTAGATACAGTGGGAGCAGGAGATATGTATGCAGGAGCTTTCCTCTATGGAATTACCCAAGATATGAGCTATGAAGAAGCCGGAAAATTAGCATCGACCGCAGCTTCTAAGATTGTTACATCCTATGGGCCAAGATTAAAAACTGAGGAATTAAAGGCATTAGTTACTGCTTAG
- a CDS encoding adenosine deaminase codes for MHRRAPLYLFLGVLTSSSCLIFSVAAQVPSNSQQSSTRSEAEAASWFEAHRAQPAALRAFVQRMPKGGDIHSHLSGAVYAEHYLEWAATDGYCVNPKAGTLVEPKACGQDISYFPASELLNRTSVYDSLINRWSTRNLQFAGKSGHDQFFEAFSGFGTISDSKSRRDDMVASVANRAASQHITYLELMLTVQGSEVRQLGSEVGWNKDFALMHRQLLKRGLNKLVTLGNQQFAQLEREVLKTLGCGTPSAQPGCAVTVRYLQQTTRTKSPVEVFAQLAYAFALDSSEERVVGINLVAPEDNPIALRDYTLQMQMLQFFKRQYPNVKVTLHAGELTLGLVPTEYLRFHIRQAVEVAQASRIGHGVDILFEERPFELMEQMRRLGVLVEICLTSNEVILNVQEDQHPFREYWKAGVPMTLASDDEGISRIDLSHEYLLAATRYRLGYKDLKRLVRNSLEYSFAPGNSLWESPEFKAMVSACASDTPGETSVSQGCSAFLHKSDRARIQWQLESEFARFELLQNWL; via the coding sequence ATGCATAGACGAGCGCCCTTGTATTTGTTTTTAGGAGTATTAACGAGTTCTAGCTGTTTGATCTTCAGTGTAGCAGCCCAAGTCCCATCTAATTCGCAGCAGTCCTCGACTCGGAGTGAAGCTGAAGCTGCTAGTTGGTTTGAAGCCCATCGCGCCCAGCCAGCCGCTTTACGAGCATTTGTACAGCGAATGCCAAAGGGAGGAGATATCCACAGTCATTTAAGCGGGGCTGTGTACGCAGAACACTATCTGGAGTGGGCTGCCACCGATGGGTATTGTGTGAATCCAAAGGCAGGGACATTAGTTGAGCCTAAAGCTTGCGGTCAGGACATTAGTTATTTTCCAGCCTCAGAATTGTTAAATCGAACATCTGTTTATGATTCCCTAATAAATCGTTGGTCTACTCGTAACCTCCAATTTGCTGGAAAATCTGGACATGATCAATTTTTTGAGGCTTTTAGTGGTTTTGGGACAATATCAGACTCTAAGAGCCGTCGGGATGATATGGTCGCGTCAGTAGCAAATCGGGCAGCTTCGCAGCATATTACCTATCTAGAGTTAATGCTTACCGTTCAGGGCAGTGAGGTTCGACAGCTAGGGAGTGAAGTTGGTTGGAATAAAGATTTTGCTCTGATGCACCGTCAATTGCTCAAACGAGGATTAAACAAATTAGTGACACTCGGCAACCAGCAATTTGCACAGTTGGAGCGCGAAGTCTTGAAAACACTTGGTTGCGGCACTCCATCAGCACAGCCTGGATGTGCAGTGACAGTGCGCTATTTGCAGCAAACGACAAGAACAAAGTCGCCCGTTGAAGTGTTTGCTCAGTTAGCTTATGCCTTTGCACTAGATTCATCAGAAGAGCGGGTAGTTGGCATCAATCTCGTCGCCCCGGAAGATAACCCGATTGCACTGCGTGACTACACGCTGCAAATGCAAATGCTGCAATTTTTCAAACGCCAATATCCCAATGTCAAGGTCACGCTCCATGCTGGAGAGTTAACTCTGGGGTTGGTTCCAACCGAGTATTTACGTTTCCATATTCGGCAAGCTGTAGAAGTGGCACAGGCATCTCGCATTGGACATGGTGTGGATATTCTTTTTGAGGAGCGTCCCTTCGAGTTGATGGAGCAAATGCGGCGACTCGGCGTGTTGGTTGAAATCTGCCTGACCAGTAATGAGGTTATTTTAAATGTTCAGGAAGATCAGCATCCTTTTAGGGAGTATTGGAAGGCTGGAGTACCAATGACCCTTGCTTCCGATGATGAAGGGATTTCCCGCATCGATTTAAGTCATGAGTATCTATTAGCGGCAACAAGATATAGGCTGGGATATAAAGACCTTAAGCGACTGGTTCGCAACAGCTTAGAATATAGTTTCGCTCCGGGAAATAGTCTCTGGGAGTCGCCTGAGTTTAAGGCAATGGTTTCAGCTTGTGCAAGCGATACCCCTGGTGAAACCTCTGTTTCTCAAGGGTGCAGTGCTTTTTTGCACAAGAGTGATCGCGCGCGGATTCAATGGCAGCTAGAGTCGGAATTTGCTCGGTTTGAGTTATTGCAAAACTGGCTTTGA
- a CDS encoding cytochrome P450, producing MTSFSTGRSLPLPPGRFGLPLIGESISYLQEPARFIGQRQKQYGAVFKTHLFGRPTIVLIGADATRFLFTNESQRFEMTNTTSFETLLEANSIGVKTGTAHQKLRKHLFKSFEPRALADYAKTMEQLTHRYLHKWEEMKTFTWYPELKKYTLDIACRLFIGVDNAVNENLEKVYEAWSNGLLSIPIRFPLNKFARAVRAREQLLVQFDQLIVQRQKQPIAHRDVLGILLQAQDEEGNRLSIEDVKDNVLAMLVAGHETLTSALTSFCLLLAQHPQVWQTACLEQAKIGHAQLLTPECLKQMTYLELVLKEVLRMLPPVVRSGSRKVLKESEFAGYRIPQGWDVFYQIQETHQDENVYAQSQQFDPQRFASESTQDKQRVGSYIPFGGGIRECLGKEFARLEMKLFAVLLIRDYEWEILPGQNLERLVLPFSRPRDGLKVKFWRREG from the coding sequence ATGACTAGCTTTTCAACCGGGCGCTCACTCCCATTACCCCCTGGTCGCTTTGGCTTGCCGCTCATTGGCGAATCCATTAGTTATTTGCAAGAGCCAGCACGTTTTATTGGGCAGCGACAAAAGCAATATGGAGCAGTCTTCAAAACCCATCTATTTGGTCGCCCAACGATTGTCTTAATTGGGGCAGATGCCACACGTTTTCTATTCACTAATGAAAGTCAGCGATTTGAGATGACTAATACTACAAGTTTTGAGACGCTACTAGAAGCCAACTCAATTGGAGTCAAGACAGGTACTGCTCACCAAAAACTTCGTAAACACTTGTTCAAGTCCTTTGAGCCAAGAGCGTTAGCTGATTATGCCAAAACGATGGAACAGTTGACCCATCGTTATCTGCATAAATGGGAAGAGATGAAAACTTTCACTTGGTATCCTGAACTGAAAAAATACACACTTGATATTGCCTGTAGGTTGTTTATAGGTGTTGATAATGCCGTAAATGAGAACTTGGAAAAAGTTTACGAGGCTTGGAGTAATGGACTGTTATCTATTCCAATTCGATTTCCTCTAAACAAGTTTGCTCGTGCAGTTCGTGCGCGAGAGCAGCTTCTTGTGCAATTTGATCAGTTAATTGTTCAACGTCAAAAACAACCTATTGCCCATCGAGATGTTTTAGGAATTCTATTACAAGCGCAAGATGAGGAAGGGAATCGTCTGAGTATTGAGGATGTGAAAGATAATGTGTTAGCAATGCTTGTTGCTGGACACGAAACTTTAACTTCAGCATTAACTTCCTTTTGTTTATTGTTAGCTCAACATCCACAGGTGTGGCAAACAGCATGTTTGGAACAAGCGAAAATTGGACACGCACAACTGCTGACACCAGAATGTCTTAAGCAAATGACCTATCTAGAGCTTGTGCTAAAGGAAGTTCTACGAATGCTGCCTCCAGTCGTTCGTAGCGGTTCGCGTAAAGTACTTAAGGAAAGTGAGTTTGCTGGATACCGTATCCCCCAAGGCTGGGACGTGTTTTACCAAATTCAGGAAACTCATCAAGACGAGAATGTTTACGCTCAATCTCAACAATTTGACCCACAACGTTTTGCATCTGAATCCACTCAAGACAAACAAAGGGTTGGAAGCTATATTCCTTTTGGTGGTGGGATTCGAGAATGTTTAGGTAAAGAGTTTGCTCGGTTAGAAATGAAACTGTTTGCCGTATTATTGATTCGTGACTATGAATGGGAAATACTTCCTGGACAAAATCTAGAACGCTTAGTACTACCATTTTCTCGTCCGAGGGATGGTTTGAAAGTAAAGTTTTGGAGGCGCGAAGGCTAA
- a CDS encoding TetR/AcrR family transcriptional regulator, translating into MNKPAKNLPGRPRNLQSHQAILQASLELLSEVGYERTSIDAIAVRAGVSKPTIYRRYKGKEELIASAIESFREEVIIPDTGSLWDDIDALIENAAQITLSPLGRQTVAMIISSASTSPQFAQIYWTKYLQPRRQAFAVVIERAKVRKEVHADLDPSLVFDTMSGIMLYAQIFQPQTEPWQVYVRRAIHLLIK; encoded by the coding sequence ATGAATAAACCCGCGAAAAATCTGCCAGGACGACCTCGTAACCTTCAATCTCATCAAGCCATTCTGCAAGCAAGCTTGGAACTACTATCAGAAGTTGGATATGAACGTACAAGTATTGATGCAATTGCAGTCCGTGCAGGAGTTAGTAAACCCACTATTTACCGACGCTACAAAGGTAAAGAAGAACTGATTGCATCGGCAATAGAAAGTTTTAGAGAAGAAGTTATTATCCCTGACACTGGTAGTCTTTGGGATGATATTGATGCTCTGATTGAGAATGCCGCGCAAATTACGCTTAGTCCTTTGGGACGGCAGACTGTTGCCATGATTATCAGTAGTGCCTCAACTAGTCCTCAATTTGCTCAAATTTATTGGACAAAATATCTGCAACCTCGACGGCAAGCTTTTGCTGTTGTAATTGAACGAGCAAAAGTGAGAAAAGAAGTTCACGCAGATTTAGATCCTAGTTTAGTTTTTGATACTATGAGTGGAATTATGCTTTATGCACAAATTTTTCAACCTCAGACTGAGCCTTGGCAAGTATATGTTCGTCGTGCAATACATCTTTTAATCAAGTAG
- a CDS encoding glycosyltransferase family 2 protein, translating into MINPKVSVIIPAYNTEAYIAKSIESALEQTLNDIEVIIVDDGSSDQTVEIAKSFTDQRIKLIVNQENLGASVARNRALRAARGEWVAVLDSDDWYAPERLEKLVFLAEKTNADMIADDLYLIQDGATSPWSTLIEESGERINEVFQVDIVYFVETDVYGQPGLHLGLSKPLFKREFLLKHGIRYDEEIRMGQDFWLDMKCLIKGARFFIEPKPYYFYRSRPGSLVYQSPLPRLNQYCKTTTSFMQQEVVKKNPALMQALYNNLEVYKKHLAYFQVVIPIKQKKWLTALTEIGKNPYFFFDFITRFRNIISRRIQYYIMGNKSVFDISYNLEKKRKLSTARR; encoded by the coding sequence TTGATAAATCCTAAAGTCTCTGTTATTATCCCCGCTTACAATACCGAAGCATATATTGCAAAATCAATAGAGTCCGCCTTAGAGCAAACCCTTAATGATATTGAAGTTATCATTGTCGATGATGGTTCAAGTGATCAAACTGTGGAAATCGCTAAAAGTTTTACTGACCAACGTATCAAATTAATAGTAAATCAAGAAAATTTGGGGGCTTCTGTTGCGCGTAATCGTGCCCTCAGAGCGGCCCGAGGGGAATGGGTTGCTGTTCTTGATTCAGATGACTGGTATGCTCCCGAAAGACTAGAAAAGCTTGTGTTTCTGGCAGAGAAAACAAATGCAGACATGATTGCTGATGATCTTTATTTAATCCAAGATGGTGCGACATCTCCTTGGAGTACATTGATTGAAGAAAGTGGAGAACGTATAAATGAAGTTTTCCAAGTTGATATCGTTTATTTTGTAGAAACTGATGTCTATGGACAACCAGGGTTACATTTGGGTTTAAGCAAGCCTCTATTTAAACGAGAATTTTTGCTGAAGCACGGCATTAGATACGATGAAGAAATCAGGATGGGTCAAGATTTTTGGCTCGATATGAAATGTCTAATCAAAGGAGCCCGTTTTTTTATTGAGCCAAAACCCTATTATTTTTACCGCTCACGTCCTGGTTCTCTGGTATATCAAAGCCCATTACCACGTCTAAATCAATACTGTAAAACTACTACTTCTTTCATGCAACAAGAGGTTGTTAAAAAAAATCCAGCTTTAATGCAGGCTCTGTATAATAATCTTGAAGTCTATAAGAAACATCTAGCTTATTTTCAAGTTGTTATCCCCATAAAGCAAAAAAAATGGCTAACAGCATTAACAGAAATCGGAAAAAATCCGTACTTTTTTTTTGATTTTATTACCCGATTCAGAAATATCATCAGCCGTCGAATTCAATACTATATAATGGGCAATAAATCAGTTTTTGATATTTCTTATAATTTAGAGAAAAAACGAAAATTGTCCACTGCGCGAAGATGA
- a CDS encoding calcium-binding protein — protein sequence MATIIGTDGDDILIGTAGDDRIIASAGNDTITGGDGRDTIDYSDLEQPVTLQPVVIQKGVIGTDTFRDFFETVIGARGQTNIINATTDSTNVSIVADLSRERLEIRVVGSPPIIVSVKNFVNVIGTNQKDTITGNAVDNQLSGSGGNDIIRGSAGNDTLNGGDGTDTADYSKIGVSSTIFIDGTLQKGGGLGRDLLGNFENLVVDARVANNTIDASIAPSAPFLVGEASVNVNLESQSFVINNVPNIGTVEFTFINFDNVKGTNQGDTIVGDRQNNLLFGNGGNDKLSGGSGNDTLAGGLGTDTLTGGLGADKFVFTNVLEAVDIIKDFKAVQGDKIQISQAGFGAISISDFSYDPLNGSLFFEDSRFAILENKPIGFQTNLDIQLV from the coding sequence ATGGCAACAATTATAGGTACTGATGGGGACGATATTTTAATCGGAACTGCTGGGGATGACAGAATTATCGCTAGTGCAGGGAATGATACGATTACTGGTGGAGATGGCAGGGATACCATTGATTACAGTGACTTAGAACAACCTGTAACACTCCAACCAGTGGTGATTCAAAAAGGCGTAATTGGAACTGATACGTTTAGGGATTTCTTTGAAACTGTTATTGGTGCTAGAGGACAGACTAATATTATAAATGCAACTACTGACAGTACGAATGTATCGATAGTAGCTGATTTATCCAGAGAAAGACTAGAAATAAGAGTTGTCGGTTCGCCACCAATAATAGTCAGTGTGAAAAATTTTGTGAATGTAATTGGTACAAATCAAAAGGACACTATTACTGGTAATGCTGTTGATAATCAATTATCTGGTAGCGGTGGCAATGACATTATTAGAGGTAGTGCAGGCAACGATACCTTAAATGGTGGAGATGGTACTGATACGGCTGATTACAGTAAAATAGGTGTAAGCTCTACTATCTTCATTGATGGAACTCTTCAAAAAGGTGGTGGACTAGGTAGAGATTTACTTGGTAATTTTGAAAATCTTGTTGTTGATGCTAGGGTTGCAAATAACACTATAGATGCCTCAATTGCTCCTTCAGCACCCTTTTTAGTTGGAGAAGCATCAGTTAACGTTAACCTTGAAAGTCAAAGTTTCGTAATTAATAATGTTCCTAACATAGGCACAGTTGAATTCACATTTATAAACTTTGATAATGTTAAAGGTACAAATCAAGGTGACACCATTGTTGGAGATAGGCAAAATAATCTGTTATTTGGCAATGGCGGTAACGATAAACTTTCTGGCGGAAGTGGCAATGATACCCTCGCTGGTGGATTAGGTACAGATACTCTGACTGGGGGACTAGGTGCAGATAAGTTTGTTTTTACTAACGTATTAGAAGCTGTTGATATTATCAAAGACTTCAAGGCTGTTCAAGGTGACAAAATCCAGATTTCTCAAGCAGGTTTTGGCGCTATTTCCATTAGTGATTTCAGTTATGATCCCCTAAATGGTTCTTTGTTCTTTGAAGATTCTAGATTCGCCATTCTAGAAAATAAGCCTATTGGTTTTCAAACTAATTTAGATATTCAACTGGTTTAA
- a CDS encoding exopolysaccharide biosynthesis protein, with amino-acid sequence MTLKFSQDIKSLLQHLAEKPLTLGDVILETSERGFSLVIALLVLPFLIPTPPGLSTPLGVACLLMSGQMALGRRTPWLPKKIASLKFPNWFAQTLLKNLQRVTKVLEKISRPRFQKVAENPLIWRFNGICLTWLAILLMSPYPPATNPIPAVGMLLLAVATIESDGILVELFKFRKPNSYVIATCSNPPTPHPHTQSPTGETSPAIS; translated from the coding sequence ATGACCCTAAAATTTTCTCAAGATATAAAGTCATTATTGCAACATTTAGCTGAAAAACCTTTGACTCTGGGTGACGTGATTTTAGAAACCTCAGAACGGGGTTTTAGCTTAGTGATTGCATTGTTGGTGTTACCATTTTTGATACCCACGCCACCCGGTTTAAGCACTCCTCTTGGTGTAGCTTGCTTGTTGATGTCAGGACAGATGGCTTTGGGGAGGCGTACACCGTGGCTGCCGAAAAAAATTGCCAGTCTTAAATTCCCTAATTGGTTTGCTCAAACACTGTTGAAAAATTTACAACGTGTGACCAAAGTCTTAGAAAAAATCTCCCGTCCGCGTTTTCAGAAGGTTGCCGAAAATCCATTAATTTGGCGGTTCAATGGGATATGTCTCACTTGGTTGGCAATATTACTAATGTCGCCATATCCACCTGCTACCAATCCTATTCCTGCTGTGGGAATGTTACTCTTGGCGGTTGCAACTATCGAATCTGACGGTATATTGGTTGAGTTATTCAAGTTCAGGAAACCAAACAGTTATGTGATCGCTACTTGTTCCAATCCACCAACGCCCCATCCACACACGCAATCCCCCACTGGGGAAACTTCACCAGCAATTTCTTAA
- a CDS encoding phosphotransferase, translating into MTYLDGLLWTQQNWLEQASSWIDCELHQKDIKRIDSIKQLRVRHWSTVLQIPTSIGNIYFKAVVSELAYEAALSQVLSHQYPQCMPQVLAINGEKGWLLMLDGGMMLQDTLKIEDDIKHWQNLLPCYAKLQQDCTKYLNEFLELGVPDRRLASLPVMFQQLLMDTKTLGLNQPGGLNLLEYQCLQNQANLLVKLCEELATFGIPETLHHGDLHDGNIFICDENYLFFDWGDSSITHPFFSLHSTYDCLKRRFKLAKNSSWFERLGACYLEQWAEYDTKERLQQAFEQAQQLSPIVAALRWLPVLSTMNAIHRNQYMEAVPNLLREFLSIISV; encoded by the coding sequence GTGACTTATCTTGATGGACTACTTTGGACACAACAAAACTGGCTTGAGCAAGCCAGTAGTTGGATTGATTGCGAGTTACATCAAAAAGACATCAAACGCATTGATTCAATTAAGCAGCTTCGCGTTCGTCACTGGTCAACAGTTCTGCAAATACCCACAAGCATCGGTAACATTTATTTCAAAGCAGTTGTATCAGAGCTTGCTTATGAAGCCGCACTTAGCCAAGTTCTATCGCATCAGTATCCTCAATGTATGCCACAAGTTTTAGCGATTAATGGGGAGAAAGGTTGGCTACTTATGCTTGATGGAGGGATGATGCTCCAGGACACTCTGAAAATTGAAGATGACATTAAACATTGGCAGAATCTTTTACCCTGCTATGCAAAATTGCAACAAGATTGTACCAAATATCTTAATGAGTTTCTGGAACTGGGTGTGCCTGATCGTCGTTTAGCAAGCTTGCCTGTTATGTTTCAACAACTGCTAATGGATACCAAAACATTAGGGCTAAATCAGCCTGGTGGACTTAATTTACTCGAATATCAGTGCTTACAGAATCAGGCTAACTTATTAGTTAAATTATGTGAAGAGCTAGCAACTTTTGGTATACCAGAAACTTTGCATCATGGTGATTTACACGATGGGAACATCTTTATTTGTGATGAAAATTACTTGTTTTTTGACTGGGGTGATAGTAGCATCACTCATCCTTTTTTCAGCCTCCATAGTACCTACGATTGTTTGAAGAGAAGATTTAAATTAGCAAAAAATTCATCTTGGTTTGAGCGACTGGGAGCTTGCTACTTAGAACAATGGGCTGAATATGATACTAAGGAAAGACTCCAACAAGCGTTTGAGCAAGCTCAACAGTTGTCTCCTATTGTTGCAGCTTTGAGGTGGCTACCAGTTTTATCCACAATGAATGCAATCCATCGAAACCAATATATGGAAGCAGTTCCAAATTTATTAAGGGAGTTTCTAAGCATCATCTCAGTTTGA